In a genomic window of Porphyromonadaceae bacterium W3.11:
- a CDS encoding undecaprenyl-diphosphate phosphatase, whose protein sequence is MTVFEAIILAIVEGLTEFLPVSSTGHMVITQALMGIESTEYVKAFTVMIQFGAILSVVVLYLKRFFRFELPSDMWHGNHSKIRRFLSRFRFYFQLLVGLIPAVVLGLLFSDWVDEALGSTWIIAVNLVVGGVIMLFIDKLIKNNMSGIVTYNNAFVIGLFQTIAMFLPGMSRSMCTIVGGMAVGLKRKVAAEFSFFLAVPTMLGASVYQLLKFWKNGNLSILSDNIETLIIGNVVSFIVAMIAIKYFIKYLQKHGFFAFGIYRIIVGGAIILMILLGMDLAIFQ, encoded by the coding sequence ATGACCGTTTTCGAAGCAATCATATTAGCTATTGTAGAGGGATTAACAGAGTTTTTACCAGTCTCTAGTACTGGTCACATGGTAATTACCCAGGCGTTAATGGGAATTGAAAGCACAGAGTATGTGAAAGCCTTTACCGTGATGATACAGTTTGGGGCTATCCTTTCAGTAGTGGTTCTCTATCTTAAGCGTTTTTTTCGTTTTGAGCTACCTAGTGATATGTGGCATGGGAATCATTCTAAGATAAGGCGATTTTTGAGCCGATTCCGTTTTTACTTTCAGTTACTAGTCGGGCTTATCCCAGCTGTCGTCTTGGGACTCTTATTTAGTGATTGGGTGGATGAGGCACTAGGCTCTACGTGGATTATAGCTGTTAACCTAGTTGTAGGTGGGGTGATTATGCTTTTTATTGATAAGCTGATTAAGAATAATATGAGCGGTATTGTGACTTACAACAATGCTTTTGTTATTGGACTTTTTCAAACTATTGCAATGTTTTTGCCTGGCATGTCACGCTCCATGTGTACTATAGTTGGAGGGATGGCCGTGGGCCTGAAACGAAAGGTTGCGGCTGAATTCAGCTTCTTTCTTGCGGTGCCTACGATGTTAGGGGCTTCAGTATATCAACTATTGAAGTTTTGGAAAAATGGTAATCTCAGTATATTGAGTGATAATATAGAGACGCTAATCATAGGAAATGTGGTCTCATTTATAGTGGCAATGATAGCGATAAAGTATTTTATCAAGTATTTGCAGAAGCATGGTTTCTTTGCTTTCGGAATTTATCGTATCATTGTCGGTGGTGCCATCATTTTGATGATTCTATTAGGGATGGACTTAGCGATCTTTCAGTAA
- the truB gene encoding tRNA pseudouridine(55) synthase TruB, whose protein sequence is MFVVIDKPYGRTSFDVVYKFRNQLSRALNVKRMKVGHAGTLDPLATGVVVLCTGKYTKKIEEVQKQQKVYYATLKLGETTPSYDLEKEVDATYPTSHITEDSVRDVLATFVGEISQVPPVFSAVKVDGKRAYSMARKGEEVTLAPKTIQIYDIELIKYKMPYVDIKVTCGKGTYIRALARDIGEALESGAHLTQLRRTRVGDFDVNEAIQVEQIQDYIREKLEEYN, encoded by the coding sequence ATGTTTGTGGTCATTGATAAACCTTATGGACGTACTAGTTTTGATGTAGTATATAAGTTTCGTAATCAGCTTAGTCGTGCCTTGAACGTCAAACGTATGAAGGTAGGACATGCGGGGACACTTGACCCATTGGCTACTGGTGTTGTAGTCTTATGTACTGGTAAATACACTAAGAAAATAGAGGAAGTCCAGAAGCAACAAAAGGTCTATTATGCGACCTTGAAACTGGGAGAGACCACACCTTCATATGACTTAGAGAAGGAGGTGGACGCCACATATCCTACGAGTCATATTACAGAGGATAGCGTACGAGATGTACTAGCAACATTTGTGGGTGAGATATCACAGGTGCCACCTGTCTTTTCCGCTGTGAAAGTAGATGGTAAAAGAGCCTATAGTATGGCTCGAAAAGGAGAGGAGGTGACCTTGGCACCCAAGACTATACAGATATATGACATAGAGCTAATTAAGTACAAAATGCCATATGTTGATATCAAAGTAACTTGTGGAAAAGGTACATACATTCGTGCTCTTGCAAGGGATATCGGTGAAGCTCTAGAGAGTGGAGCACACCTCACCCAGCTAAGACGTACACGGGTAGGGGACTTTGATGTAAATGAAGCCATTCAAGTAGAGCAAATTCAGGATTACATCAGAGAAAAATTAGAAGAATACAATTAA
- a CDS encoding permease-like cell division protein FtsX yields MSEKKRKKGSPNFIHSRIISIISISMVLFLLGVVTMTGLVGNGLKDYVRESVNFTILLSPDAEPSEISLMERQLRSEPFVKDVTYYSKEQALAELQKELGDNPEDFLGWNPLSPTFEVQLHAEYVSNRDSISIVEDKLGGYLLTESLSYKNDLVDELNKNIKTMTLVMIVVAALLLLISIVLINNTIRLLIYSKRFSIYTMKLVGATSSFVRRPFIRYNVWSGIIAAIIAIGLLGWAWYYMVTNYPLMRAVLTDTNSVIVAVVVLIAGILISWFSAASAVTKYLHMDVNKLYRA; encoded by the coding sequence ATGTCAGAAAAAAAACGAAAGAAGGGATCACCTAACTTTATACACTCTAGGATTATTAGCATCATCAGTATTTCGATGGTACTTTTTCTGCTTGGTGTAGTGACGATGACTGGGTTAGTGGGGAATGGATTGAAGGACTATGTCCGTGAAAGTGTTAACTTTACGATACTGTTATCTCCGGATGCTGAGCCATCAGAGATATCCCTAATGGAGCGTCAGTTACGGAGTGAACCGTTTGTTAAAGATGTCACTTATTATTCTAAAGAGCAAGCCCTTGCCGAGCTTCAGAAAGAGTTAGGTGACAATCCAGAGGATTTTCTTGGATGGAATCCACTATCTCCTACTTTTGAAGTCCAGCTACATGCTGAATATGTATCTAATAGGGATAGTATTAGTATTGTCGAAGATAAATTAGGAGGGTACTTATTGACTGAATCTCTTAGTTATAAAAATGATTTAGTGGATGAGCTCAATAAGAATATCAAAACGATGACCTTAGTGATGATTGTGGTGGCAGCACTGCTCTTGCTTATCTCGATAGTGCTGATTAATAATACTATTAGACTACTTATTTACTCTAAGAGATTCTCTATTTATACGATGAAATTGGTCGGGGCTACGAGTAGTTTTGTTCGTCGTCCCTTTATTCGATACAATGTCTGGAGTGGAATAATTGCGGCCATTATTGCTATTGGTCTATTGGGTTGGGCATGGTATTATATGGTGACTAACTATCCATTAATGCGTGCAGTACTGACCGATACAAATTCAGTAATCGTGGCAGTAGTAGTTCTGATTGCAGGTATTTTAATTTCATGGTTCTCTGCTGCTTCAGCGGTCACTAAATACTTACATATGGATGTGAATAAGCTATATCGAGCTTAA
- a CDS encoding DUF3098 domain-containing protein: MKDNNKGVVHKTYGFTLKNLIILLLSLVVIVIGYILMGGGKSEDGVSFNPEVFNTMRTSVAPIILTIGYLGVLVAVIWKDKSNKSDN; encoded by the coding sequence ATGAAAGATAACAACAAAGGAGTGGTCCATAAAACCTATGGCTTTACCCTGAAGAATTTGATTATTTTGCTACTGTCTTTAGTCGTAATTGTAATAGGGTATATACTAATGGGAGGTGGAAAATCCGAAGATGGTGTTAGCTTCAATCCTGAGGTATTCAACACTATGCGGACGAGTGTAGCACCGATAATACTGACGATTGGATATTTAGGCGTATTGGTGGCTGTGATTTGGAAGGATAAATCAAATAAAAGTGATAATTAA